The proteins below are encoded in one region of Silene latifolia isolate original U9 population chromosome 2, ASM4854445v1, whole genome shotgun sequence:
- the LOC141641198 gene encoding uncharacterized protein LOC141641198 — translation MDWLGKYDPKIDCRQKRVSLKGPKRVKVSYWGFVERPKLKFIVVMTLKSCLRKKCPLILCHMRDMRVEEPSASDMAVVGELGDVFPDEIPGLPPKRDIDFSFELKPGTGSISKASYRMGPKELEEVKKQLNELLDKGYIWPSVSPWVHQFCL, via the coding sequence atggactggttgggtaagtatgatccTAAGATAGATTGTCGACAAAAGAGGGTGTCTTTAAAGGGACCTAAGAGAGTCAAGGTATCATATTGGGGGTTCGTAGAAAGACCTAAGCTGAAGTTTATCGTGGTAATGActctaaagtcatgtttgaggaagaagtgtcctttgATCCTTTGTCATATGAGGGATATGCGTGTGGAGGAGCCGTCAGCGTCTGACATGGCTGTGGTTGGGGAGCTTGGTGacgtttttccagatgagataccggggttacctcCTAAGAGGGATATCGACTTTAGTTTTGAGCTCAAACCGGGGACAGGATCTATATCTAAAGCATCGTACCGGATGGGGCCTAAAGAGTTAGAAGAGGTTAAGAAGCAGCTAAATGAGTTGTTAGACAAAGGATACATTTGGCCTAGTGTATCACCTTGggtgcaccagttttgtttgtga